A stretch of DNA from Cryptomeria japonica chromosome 4, Sugi_1.0, whole genome shotgun sequence:
GAATGGCAGTGATAATTTTATACTTTCTGAAATAAGACATCTCCAGTGTTGGTATATTACATATAGCCGAAACCAATATTTTCCCACTTGAATGGTGCAATTGAACCAATACGTGGGGGTCCCTTGAACAGAAGGCAAACACATACACATACTGCTGCAATAGCCAGCATGGTAAGCATGTAAGGCCGATATAAGACTCCTTGATTACCAGCTACCCTTCTTAGTCTCCTGTTGGCAAGACTTGCACACTGAGCACAGGTTTGTGGAAGCTTCTGCTGTGATGATATTATAGAAAGTGTCTTTGATTGCAAAGTTCCAACAATTCCTTCTGTCAcagactccttttcaggtgttccTATGTTGGTGACTGTAACTGACACCTGAGAATTCCTCCTATCTGACAGTTTTCTTTCAACCAATCTGTTATATGAGTGATTGTTTCTCATCAAGGCATATGCATAAGGGGTTTGACCACTTGCATCCAAGACTGTATTCCACGATTGCAACCCAACCTAGAAAAACAACAAACAGTTTTGTCATCAGAACACAGAAACACCCTATCTTTACTGTTATGTTAATTTCCAAACAAGGAATATCCTAATTTTACTTACATTCTGTGGATCGCTTGTCAATGCATCTACCAGGAGCTCATAGTTCTCCATACTAGCTGCCAAATGCAGTGGTGTAAGGTCACCTGGACCAGCTAACTTTGGATGGAAAATATACTTCGATGAAAAAGAACTTGTTGAGATGTCATAGTTTAGGAGCAACATCACCATTTCCTTGCAATTCTTTTTCACTGCCCTGTGCAATGGATTAGTTTCCAGCAAGACATCGTTGGATGATTCCTGCCCAGcagccatttcaaaaaatatatccaaaagctTCTTAACAAGAGCACACCAGTCCCTTTCCACAGCATATATGAAAATAGACTTGAAGCGGTCAGATGAAAATTCAGGCAAAATAGGTTTACTGGCAAATTTTGCCCCTGCTTGCTGCCTGCTGCTTCTCTGGAAGAGCCATCCCAACTCATTTAAAAAGTTAATAACCTCTTCCCTTGATCTCACTTTACTGTAATCTTGAGAATTCGCTTGTAAATGCTCTGTTACTAGCATGCATGATTTGTCCTCAAGGAATTCATCTTCAAATGCAGATTCAAGACTTTGTAACTCTCTACATATGGCAGCATCTGCAACAATAACAGGAAAGCTGTTGCCCTTTAAACCATTTTCCACCTACATAGCACCAGAACCAAACACACTTTATCAGGACAGCTACAGAAGCATAATATtccataaaacaaataattaaaagcaAAACATGCCTGAAACAGAATTTGAGTCAGAAACCACCTCTATGAAACAACGACCAAAAACATTTGCTGACCCCCCAGAAAATGTGAACTTTTGCACCCTGGGATTAGTTAGTGTACTTTCCGAGCAGCTCATTGTAGTATTGTCTCCTTGAAGAACATCCTTGGAGACATACTTCCCCCTATAGGCACAAAGAATCCTGCATTTACAACTCCCTGAAAGTATTAGAATTGATTGTGTGACAACTCAATCCAAGTAGAATACAAAATGACTCAATTGCAAAACTTACTTTGTATCAGGGGCAGCCAAATTATGGCCTCTCAAGGTAAGAATGGTTTCTTGGCCTGCTATAACAGCTATGGGTAGCACATAGTAAATTTCTGgagagttccatgacctccaagaTCTGCACAGCCTAAGCTTACCTGTAAAAGAATGTCATGCACAAGAATTAGATGACATATTAATTTTAGTAACATTTATAACATTTGGATAGCATACATGCATCAGAGAATTAAGAGAGATATAACATCTACAAGAAACCTAAGTTTATTCATTGCTGCTTGATTACCATCCTTGAGAGAAGCTAATTGCTGCTCAGCTTGAACCAATACTCGGCCAGTTCTCCAGAAATCAGTGCTGGCATCCTCCACAAGTACTTTCAGGCGTTGTTGCAAGTCGTCACGTAGCTGCAAGATTCAAAATAGGGATTTTAAGTATCAATCAACTCAACAAAATCAATCTTGTCAAAACAAAACTTCTAGTTGACAAGGCTTCTCCCAATCAATAAAACAATACCACATGATTTCTTTATAAATAATACCCTCCATAGCCTGGTATTTCATAAGACCTTTTAATCCCGTATAAATAAATTAGATGTGGAAAAACTTCTGTTTCGtaccaacatgcatggaatgctaTAGCAAGATAATATACATACTTATTCATTTAAGATAATACGCATACATAACTATATGTTTTTGCTAACCTTTTTTTTACCTAGTAATTTCTGCAGCACGggaatataaatataaacaatCTCACAGTGCACCTATCCCACTTGCTGTGATGAAACTTATTGGATGTACCCTTGTAAGACATGTTTGTTTCTTCTGATGCTACTAACAGGAAAGTCTTTTCTTGGAGCAAGCATCTTATGCTGATACACCTATAGTAGTCCTATTTCACttctttttttcatatttttatccTTTTTGTCATTTTAATTTGAATAAAATGTATGAATCTACCATTATAATTGCTGGTTTATATTCTAAATCTTGTACCAGCACCTATCTGTGCCTCTTATCATCCCAAGTTTGAGACAATTTTAAATCTGTGGGATTTTACCATCATATAGGCATATTTACAACTACAGATTGGTTTATAAAACTCCTCCAAGTAATTGTTAATATTTCTTTTGATAGACAGGAATATTTCACAGGAGCTAAACAAGTATTGATACATACACAGTCCCAGCTGGCAGATGGCATTGAGACAAATATGGAAAGCATCACACATCCAGGCTTTATGTAACTCTCCATGTCAGAAGGGCTATTAGAAAGCCACTCCAGAATCTGCAGTAAAAATTTATCCAATTCTTGTAAGTTGATTTTTTAAAACTCTATAGGCATTAAGAAAGTGAATTTATACCAGAATATTTACCTGTGAGCGCAATTGCAAAGGTAAGTTGCTTGGATCTTTGTCAAATAGCTTGAAAATAATTCGCCCTGTTCGTTCCTGTCATAATATTCAAGAATAATACTTAAAGATGATTATTCCTGCAATATCTCTTTTTTAAGTGCACAAAATAATACAGAGACTACCCCTTTGAGCACTTGCAAATATCAAGTTGAGTATCGGTGGCAGCAATTCATTTAAGCAAGATGGTTTAGACCATATACCTGTGAATCTGAATTAGAGCTAACTGGAGACAGATCTGATCCAGAAGAGGATGAAGTATAACCAGCCAATGGTGCAGGAGACCTTGATTCTGCACCTTGAAATGGTGATCTTGACACTAAATTCTGGTTAGGCATCCTATTCCCAACCTTTGAAAGATTGTATGTCAAGTACCCATCGTTGCTAGGGCTTGCATCTAGAGCTAGATTATCATCCTTGCAAATGGAAATGCTATCATTCTCTCTGCCTTCTTGTCCAGAATGCAAAGGAAACAGTTTATGCACAAGAGGAGGTGAGGAAGATGGAGATCTTTCATCAGTAGGATTACTGCTATCAGAAGAAAAATATTTTCGGACAATGCCATTCTGAGTAGGGTTGATTCTATCAGAAGAATTGAACAGCTGCAATGACACTGACTGCGGGAGAGCTTGCTCAGAAACCCTATCAGGGGGGCTGGAATTGGTCTTTACAGAACCAAAGAAGATGTTGGACTTCTGAGTTTGTAAAATGTTCTCTTGAGTTTTTGTAGGAGCCACTGGAGCAGGAGGTGAAGGTGCTGCCTTAAAATTAGTAACAAGCTCAGCAGCAAGGGTGTTACTCAGAATGGTAGTAAGGGCTTCAGGCGAAGAGCCTGTCAAGCCTGAAAGGATTGCCATTGCTTCTGCAGTAGTGGGTGAGGAGGATTGATGGCCATTTGCCTTGGGATCATCTAGCCTAGGGGATTGCTGTATGCCTTGAGCAATGTTAAGATCAAAACCCAATGAAGACCCAACCATTTTTTCTGAGGAAGAAGAAACCGAGATAATCTTGTTCAATAACTGAAGTAACTGATCTCTATCCGATGATAGCTTCCCCACTGTGGAACTATTGCCTGGAATTAAATTTTAATGCAAAATCAATATAGAGTACTTCAAAAGTCAGGATTTCAAGACCAAAAGTGAGAAGTAGCCTTCACCTTGAAGTCGTGATAGGATGCTGATAAGGTTTACAATGTTTAAATTTCCCAAGCCTCCATTGTCCTGGCTAGCAGCAGCAGCAGCTAACAGCCCCCGGGACAACGCATCCTCGGGCTGTGTCTTTCGCCTCCGCCTGTTATGTCCTGCAAGTCTTCGTCTACAGCTTCTTTTTCCCTCATCAAATTCTGGAAGCGGATGAAATCTGAACAGTGCAGGCATTTATAAGCTACAGGAATTTCATAAAATCAAACCCTAGAAAAAAAAGTGAAtcggaaaaagaaagaaattttcaaAGCCAGTCAAACAAAGAATCATGCCAAATAATTAACAATCTTCTGAAACCTGTAAAACAAACGGAATGAATCTAAACAAAAAATCTGATAACCGCGATACAAATAATAATAGAATTACACAAAAAACTCGTGTAAACTGCAAAGCATTTTTGATAGTGAGAATTTAAATCTGATCTCTGCTATCTATGAATCAATTATATTTTGAGTTTACTTTCTCCCAATGGAATTTTACAAGTCTAAATAAAAAATTTGGAAACGTATGATGTAGAATCATCATATACAAAAGTATTCCAACCTGCTGCACTGCTGGCAAAACCGCTGCATTAGATTACCAACGAGGGCTTTTGAAGCCTTAGAATGGGCCTCGCAGACTTTGTGGCGCCTGTGGTAGTCCTTAGCAGCAGTGAGATCACCGCGGCAGTCATCTACTTGACACATAGGATAAGAGCTACCCGGAGAGCCTGATCTTACACGCTTTATCTGCCTGGACGAACTTGCATCATCAGCATAAGAGTAACAACTCGCTCCAAGCTTCAATGCCAGGTTACCATCAGCATCATCCTCTTCTGATGAATCTTTGCTAGGAAACAAGGGCTTCGTCGCTTCCTCCAGCTTCCTTTTCTGCTCTTGAGATGTAAGGCCATTGTCTCCAGGATCCAAACCTGTGTCATCGCTAAGTCCAAGTCGCAAGACCTCCGAAGGAGCAGCCTGTGATTTGGTACTGCATGATTGGATAGGCTTTGCCAAAAACATGACATTGTCCCATTCCCATGAATTAGGGTTCCAATTAGCCCTAGAACCTTCATATGTTGAGTGATTCACTTGATGCTGTTGTTGTTGCTGATGATGACGACGATGCTGCTGTTGTTGCTGCTGCTGCTGTTGCTGCCAATTTGCTCGAGTCCATGATGAATCGGCTGGTTCAATGCAACGCTTCGCAGGAAGCGAAGAAGCGTCGAAAAACCTGcctggaagaaattgattatgctgGAAAAATGGCGTAGCCACCTGTGGCCCTGCCTTGCCGTCCATTGTACAGACTCCTTTTTTCAACCCAACAAAAAAAAAGCGTCTGCCTTCAGATAGTCAAGCCTCGCAGCAAAAGTCGCTGATCTCTCCAATGTCTACCCTCTTGTGCCTATTTTATTCGCTTTACTATCGCAAGCTTCGCcataactttgaactttcagaAGCTCAAACCTCCCAAAACTTTACGGTGCCTCTTCCGTTGTACAAGTCATTTCTCACAAACTATATGATATAAATCACAGCTCTgaatcagtgcttaaaatttcttGAACTCCCTCAACCTTTAGATCAGCAAACTTAAAATTCAAGCAGGCTTTTGTCACTAGATATCTAAACATTAAATCTGCAACAGCAAAGAACGCCGTAAGCTACCATTTTAGGCTGTAAGATACTTTACAAGCCTAAGCCTGCAATATTAACTCTCGTCAACAAGCTACAAACTTCCGGTCTGCAATTATCGTCTTCTAGACCTTCTATGCCGCTATACAGACATTACCCCACATTTCATTACACACAGATTTTTCCAACTCACAACACAACAGACAGAAAACTCCTCCTCTATTCGCTTGGTTTCCCTGCATATTCGCTCCAGACGATCTACCACACAAGCATTCCCTCCAAAATTCAACGGCCCATAAGTATGCCGCGTGACAATCTCAGAACCTCAACAAGCAAACCGCCTAAACCCTCCAATACAACGTCAAAATATCACGAAGAGCCCCTTTCCAAAGTTCGGCCTTTAAAGCAACAATCGTACCAAAATCAAACCGTGAAAACCACATCCAGACGATTCACAAAATCGTTGTACACTCCACTCACCAAGTTTGGAAGTTTTGTCGTACAAATTTGCAGTATCTCCCTCTGAGAAATCGTAACCACCTCAAACTCCGCTTACTTCCCAGATCCGTTCATTTTTCCTTCAATTTCCACCCAAATTCTCATCAATTTCCACCAGTAAAAGCTCCGAAAATGAACAAAAATAGAGGAATCAGTGCAGGCTGTCAATGGCCACAATAATTTGAGCAGTAAAGCAAAAAAAATTCCACCATATCACCGTATCTGTACATTCTGCCTTTCACGCGATGCTTGCCTAGGGTTTTCCTAACCACACCTAAACCCCACCCCATAGTTTGAATCAAATCGCCAAACACAACACGCAACAAGGGACTTGTACAGTGGTACCTTAGCCCATTCACGCGGAAAGAAACCCCAACGATTTCTTTTTCCGTCCACCGGCTGCCCGCCAGGGTAACCGCCTATACCCAGttcagaaaaaagaaaaacaaaaactaaTAAATGACGTTTGTCCCCGCCAAAATGTCTAGTGAAAGCTGACTCGACATTATCGTCCTTCATTCATTTTTATTAGTTGTCAATTTCAGTACGTTGATACTCCACGTCATCGCAACTAATGTATGCTTACTAAAGGGGCGCAAATAGCCTAAAGTGTAGATTCATTCCACGGAGCTTGGACTGCCTGTACACCGTCCCACAGATAAGCTTTCTGAGCCCCTTCGGGAATTTATGTTACTGGCTAGTAAAACGTACTGCCACGTGGCTGCATATTTTCCAATTGAGAGACAGTTTATCGTAAAACGTACTGCCACGTGGCTGTGTAATTTTAAATTAAGCGTCAGTTTAGCTTTAAAGTTTTGGATTTTTATTCTACAGCCGTATATTCGAATCCGATGGAGCTTTTAATTTTCTATCATTTATAAGAAGAAAGAGGAAAAAATTTGTGTAGAACAGTGTATTTAGTTGTCAAATTCGTTGtactattttttagttttttttctatttatttattttatcagatATTTTAATTTTGGTGGATCACAAAAACAAAAGAACATAACACCCTTCACTAGGTAAATGGTGTTCGTTTTAATTAAGTATATTTGTAAAGTAAGTGTTAATGTAATTTTATATTCCTcatctaataaaataattatttgtatttttatttattcattgtGGTCAACTAACTACAcaacaattatttaatatttgtgtgaaaaattaattaatgttttcaataatatataaatatttgggacttactttttatttatttattatttttattagataTTTTAAATCTCCATGGAACACATAAACAAAAGTCCAATTGTGTTCAACTAACTaaactaaaattatttaatatttgtgtgaaaaaattaattaatattctcaatgactcaaaAAATATTCTTATAGTTTAATTTTAGTCGTTTTAATAAATATGATGTCGTTTTGTGAAAAATTATTTAAGTTGGAGGATGTATTTTGGtgatataaaagaaaatttattacaAATCATTTAATAAGTGTGATATAATTTAGTAAAACTTGTAAATTAAGATTTAGTGTATGGAGTGAATTTGAATCTATTTTTTATATTAAGTATGGTAATCTAAGTTGGATGAGTTGGAAAACCAATCTAGATAAAATAATCTCACTATGTAAATTGTTATtgaatgaatcttattttcaataaatgtgAGCAAGTAAATTATCGTGTCGAACTTAAATATTGTAACTAATTACATTTTTATGTGGTACATGATAAAcctcacaattaattaattaagattagTTACAAATTTGTTGTGGTCATGACATTTACATGTATTTTGATAAAACTACATTTGGATATTGTAATGGATGTTATGGAACAATGATTTGAACATGCTTATGATAATTTGGCTTAGTTTTGTTTATGATAAATATGGTTTAGGTTTTTGATGCATTGTTGGTTTTGTACTTTGATTATATGATGGATTATTGACTTATTTGTTTGTTGAGTTATGGTTATAAGGTACCTTGTCCTTAATTGGAAGAAGAATGTCATGAGGGAGGATGGGGTCATAAATAAAGCATGGTAGTAGATGGCATGGTAACTAGTGTCTTAATAAGTTTTTTATTATTTAGTACTACTCTCTATTCTCATTTGTTGGTCATTGACATGATGTCAAAACTTTGCTTAAAATATAAGTCATTTGGCAAGTCAAGACAATGTATGTCATTGTCATGATATTTATAAGCTTACACATATAAAAGTTGATATGACACTAGGTATGAGCTTGCATATTTAAAATGCCTAATATTTGTCCTAACCCATTTTATATCATAAACCACACTCATCACTAAATCCATGTGATGTTTGGCGTTGTCATTGTATGGATAGAAATGAATATTTGAATTAAAAGTATAAGAGAGTGTTATTATTTTCTTTAATGGCCCTAAATATTAGGGTATTAAGTTTTGAGATCTATTTTGAATGATGGATGGATGACCTTCACCTCACTATATTAGGGCTAGTATAGTGTGGTCTTTGTTACAACATTCTATTCCTACCCTACCCTTATAGGGTTATATAGCCTTCATTCCACTATACCCAGATGATGGAAAGAACCTAAAACTAGAGTTTCATTTATTGTTCTATATTTTATTTGGGTATTAGTTGCATTAAGAGCTCAAGGGAATTATTGTATGGGACAAATTCTTATGACATGGAGATAAAAAGAGTTTAGAAagggattttatttatttttgggagCTCTATCATCAATTATTAACAAGGAAATCTTGAATTGGTTTTAGAGAAGATTGCAAGTATACAACCTTGTTGTGCAAGAATCTTAGGAGTAAAGTTTAGATAGTCTTCTCAATATAAAACCTTGAGTAAGGCCCTGACATGAACTATTTCTACTCACGGTGATTTTATCTATGTTTTCTTTGTTGAAAGACATGAGTGTACCTCAAGTTATGTTGTTCATGATATATTATATAGAGTGGAACTTCTATTTATTGAGCATTTACATACATTTACAAATATGTAAAAGTTTATATGAGAGATATTTATTCATAGAAGTAAATGATATTAGAAGGGTATGTAAATGAGCATATCTGTCAAATTTATTTCATTATATTCATGAAAGTATGGGTAGTTTGGAAATCTTGTGCATCCTTTCTTGAAACTGGGGTTTGTATTTTCTACGAATTTGGTTTAATTGTCagataattaaaatattattgaGCATGATTCCTTGTAATGATTAATTGTGTGCATTAAATCTAGTATGGCATGCCACTTAGACAAGCCATTTATTACTATAAAAAGTTGTGTGACATATGTGGGCCTTACACCCTATGACATTTGAAATGAAACCCATGTAGTCTAGAGCAAAATGTATTAATCATGTAGAGTACtattcattgaatataatatcTCATATAACTATTGTACATGTTATTGAGCTTGAAAATATGTATCTTAATTTGATTATATATCATAATGACTAATGTGAGACAAGTTtcatgtattaaatttcttaggaAGATCTAAATCCCTAAGGTATGTGGTTTGAACTAAAAATTATGATTGTTTTGTTACTAGAATGTTGGTATTGGTGGTATAAGTTATAGTACCTTGTTTATTGAATGAAGTGCTTGCATAAGGTGTGCTCTAGGCCCTATATGTTAGATTATACCAATCCTTGGAGATTGTTGCTAATGTTGGAGTTTAATTTGGAAAGGAGTTTATGATTGTTGTTATATTTAGTGTGGATGTAACTATGATATGTGATTATTCCACTTGAATGTGGGGGGCTTTTTTGACCTTATAATTTTCAATGATAATAGGACATCTATGGATGCATACACTAGATCAATAATAACAAAACACATATGGTTGTACATGGTTATAAGCAATTGTCCCTATCAAATGTAGACTACACTTTATTTATGATTGACTAAGCATAACTTATTAGGGTTATAATAGTCATTTAGATTAGCTATACCTTGAATAAAACCATATTGTTCTAATAGGAATCTATACTTTCTCCCTAATTTAAGAACTAGATCACATATGGACTTTGATACAAGGGCCAATTTGATCTTAGGGGATTGGTGCATGTCAATAGAGGTTCCTTACTATATGAATGAGCTTGCAAATATGtcagttgttggcatttttgatgtttatgttgtggttgtcattcatggacacacacttgctttgagatcactttctatgtatgagttatgctcaaccggtatggtattatgtattatagtccttaggctatcggtgttttgcagaaagtgtttaccgatctcaagcagtatgaagacctcaagcggttagaggatctcaagcggagcgaagAAACTgtagcggcagttatcattttcccaatcttcatttttggacaaccggtaattggtttaatgtttaaaccggtattactctgtgatgagttaccaaccggtaatcggtaaagttgtatgaaccggtaatgctctgtgatgagttaccatccaccgacactttgacggtgatttgtgttgtgttatcaaatgtgtctagatgcaatgaacctaggaacttgcaatgtaatcctattggaccgacatgaaatcagattccttcttaaggacatcatgtctagggttttaggagatgTAGTTGTTAAGGTTTTTGGtgattgatgagtttttgtatgtgcgatcttagaagagaagatcaagtccgtgtgttgtaacagagtgtggatttaatgaagactgaagtaatgttgaaatgcattagcaatgagctatcatggatctaaccaagtagactgtgttatttgctagatcattcacttgttgattactcacatctttgacaagtctgaaacccttaaccaagtaggcccagaaaagcctttgtaaatcctctaacaaggtggttcacatctgtggatctgaaatcctctcacaaggtagtctttaatcggacttatctcctaacagagattgagattcctaacaagagttgttctggtaaagaacattgtatgaccttaaccggtctggttactattctgcagatagttacttgtgaatttcatctcatcgtggtttttcccgtttgggtttccacgtcaaaatctcttgtgttatggtgagtgtgcttctgtgggtgaatgccttatttgatgtttggtttgcatttgtgttaaccggtttgttagtaaaagtgttataccagtttactactaaaccgtttaagtgtttaagttcggtattttttggtatactaattcacctcaccccccccaccccctgtTAGTATTCATCATCAGTATCTTCAAATATTAACTAAACCATATTGAGAGCTAAATCAGGCTtcaaaattagtcacttttttcttgaaaagaataaaatataaacttcaCTAAACAATTGGAGATGtgtccactcaaaatttgaagatgtgaTGTCACGTCTCATCTTTTGGGTTcattaaaataatgaaataaacttgATTTGGACATTAATTAGCTAATTTTGattcattttgaaaaataaaatgtgtTAGAATAATAATGTATTTAAAATGTAAATGAGAAGATGATGATCTAATTGTGATAGTGTTATGTTTTTCCTACCATGTACATATATTGATTATGATTTTGATAACTAACCTATTAACATGCGAATGAGTTTGAAAAAGTGTAGGTTTAGTTGAAGACGTGAACATGGTTGAGGAGAGTAGTCTAGCCATTTGGTAAATAGTGGGCATGATGGAAACTTATTGCACATAGTTAACATAGTAATTGCATTTGAATGATATGATGGATGTCTTTTCTATGATCAATGATTTTTGCATAGAATCATTTTGATTAAGgagaaaacaggttttgaggggactcgaaaacccgtacaacaagttttgaagggacctgaaaccctcggATTTTTCACAGATCCGGCACCGACAAAGGAACACtacaaaaagattcatcaaagaCAAATAGTAGCCCAGCCACAACCAAACAAGACAGATCAAATGTTACATAACTTGTGGAAAAACAAAAGGCCAAAGCCACCCCCAAAAGATTTTACATAAACATGAACATAGGGAACAAGGCTCCCTCAGCCATAATCATGGGTTTTATCCAGGCTCCCACAACCTTATCCTTGAGATTGATCTCAATAGAAAATAGCATACACATAGGATAAATCTCATCACCAGCTCCCTCACAGCTAAACAACAGGGCATCAACAACCCCCCAACAACAGATCCAGGCATATCTAGTGGCAAGACAATTGCTAGCATCCAACCTGCCCCTAGGACAAATAGAAAAAATAGTGGGTTTTACAAGGTTCCCACAACCAGCAACAATGGGTTTTCAAAAGGCTCCCATAATTTTGGTCTTGAGAGAAAACAAAGCAAAACAAAATATGCCCTCCAAGatcaccacctcaataggtgaAAAAGGAGAAAAGTTGAATAAAAGACCACCCTCTGTTCCTAAACAATCCATAAATAGGGCACCATCAGTCACGCAGTGGAACAACTCCTAGCCTCCACTGTAGAAccaaactccacctcaataggagaaaggttaTCTCCAGCATCATCCATCTCCACCTCAAAAGAAGACAGAGCCACCTCTATAAGGCCGACCAAAGAAAACCAAGGCTATAGGGAGAGGGCCATCCAAAAAATAATACTTGCACAACCACAGCTGGAGCAGAGATGGTAACCCTTCAAGAGATCAACAAAAAATCCCAGAGGACACAAAAGGCTCTGTCTGAGACCATAAATGGCCTCTGAAAAAATAGACTTGTCCTTTCCATCAACAGAGCCTCCATAAGAAGCAAAAAAACCCTCACAACACCCCAAGAGATAAGCAAGAAAGCTTTGACCTAGGGGGAAgaaaacaaaaacatatgcatctaTCAAAGCAGAGACCTTCAAATCTAGCAAGAGGATGGAAGTGAGGGGAACTGGAAGCAACCATTCCACACCCACCAACAAGGCCACAAGCAAGGACCCCAAAGACACCACCAACACACCAAAGAAGAACAGGTCAACTGCCATACCAACACCATCTTCAACGAAGTCGATCTtaataaccctaaaccaaattccAAGATTGTCAGCATCACTCTCCACACAAACCCAGATGCAGACCCTGCCAAGAATCCCACCTCCCAGACCG
This window harbors:
- the LOC131050098 gene encoding squamosa promoter-binding-like protein 16, producing MDGKAGPQVATPFFQHNQFLPGRFFDASSLPAKRCIEPADSSWTRANWQQQQQQQQQQHRRHHQQQQQHQVNHSTYEGSRANWNPNSWEWDNVMFLAKPIQSCSTKSQAAPSEVLRLGLSDDTGLDPGDNGLTSQEQKRKLEEATKPLFPSKDSSEEDDADGNLALKLGASCYSYADDASSSRQIKRVRSGSPGSSYPMCQVDDCRGDLTAAKDYHRRHKVCEAHSKASKALVGNLMQRFCQQCSRFHPLPEFDEGKRSCRRRLAGHNRRRRKTQPEDALSRGLLAAAAASQDNGGLGNLNIVNLISILSRLQGNSSTVGKLSSDRDQLLQLLNKIISVSSSSEKMVGSSLGFDLNIAQGIQQSPRLDDPKANGHQSSSPTTAEAMAILSGLTGSSPEALTTILSNTLAAELVTNFKAAPSPPAPVAPTKTQENILQTQKSNIFFGSVKTNSSPPDRVSEQALPQSVSLQLFNSSDRINPTQNGIVRKYFSSDSSNPTDERSPSSSPPLVHKLFPLHSGQEGRENDSISICKDDNLALDASPSNDGYLTYNLSKVGNRMPNQNLVSRSPFQGAESRSPAPLAGYTSSSSGSDLSPVSSNSDSQERTGRIIFKLFDKDPSNLPLQLRSQILEWLSNSPSDMESYIKPGCVMLSIFVSMPSASWDCLRDDLQQRLKVLVEDASTDFWRTGRVLVQAEQQLASLKDGKLRLCRSWRSWNSPEIYYVLPIAVIAGQETILTLRGHNLAAPDTKILCAYRGKYVSKDVLQGDNTTMSCSESTLTNPRVQKFTFSGGSANVFGRCFIEVENGLKGNSFPVIVADAAICRELQSLESAFEDEFLEDKSCMLVTEHLQANSQDYSKVRSREEVINFLNELGWLFQRSSRQQAGAKFASKPILPEFSSDRFKSIFIYAVERDWCALVKKLLDIFFEMAAGQESSNDVLLETNPLHRAVKKNCKEMVMLLLNYDISTSSFSSKYIFHPKLAGPGDLTPLHLAASMENYELLVDALTSDPQNVGLQSWNTVLDASGQTPYAYALMRNNHSYNRLVERKLSDRRNSQVSVTVTNIGTPEKESVTEGIVGTLQSKTLSIISSQQKLPQTCAQCASLANRRLRRVAGNQGVLYRPYMLTMLAIAAVCVCVCLLFKGPPRIGSIAPFKWENIGFGYM